A region from the uncultured Draconibacterium sp. genome encodes:
- a CDS encoding bifunctional ADP-heptose synthase produces the protein MDKTEVNQIFERFSKMRAIIIGDAMVDTYLWGKVDRLSPEAPVPIVAITQRENRLGGAANVSRNVQALGATPVLFSVVGDDENGKEFQKLLVKRNVSDNGIFIDSSRNTTVKNRIISAGKQIVRVDEESTDYISEEMELKLIESITEEINSNPVDVIIFVDYDKGVVTPNLFKTINDLAQTKGIPTAVDPKRRNFRHYKNVSLFKPNFKEFVDGTGLPLVKGDLESLKKAAEEFKNQQELKLIFITLSELGVFISNGVKEQYYPVAIRDIADVSGAGDTVISVASLAMAAGLPPKIMALMSNLAGGLVCEKLGVVPVDQTKLKKEMKSQKI, from the coding sequence GTGGATAAAACAGAAGTAAATCAAATATTCGAACGATTCTCGAAAATGCGTGCCATAATCATTGGCGACGCAATGGTTGACACCTATTTGTGGGGAAAAGTAGATCGTCTGTCACCTGAAGCTCCGGTTCCGATTGTTGCCATAACTCAGCGCGAAAACCGCCTGGGAGGTGCAGCAAATGTTTCGCGTAATGTGCAGGCATTGGGAGCAACACCGGTACTTTTTTCAGTGGTGGGCGACGACGAGAACGGAAAAGAATTTCAGAAGCTTTTGGTAAAACGTAATGTTTCTGACAATGGGATTTTTATCGATTCTTCGCGAAATACTACAGTAAAAAACCGAATTATAAGCGCCGGGAAACAAATTGTTCGGGTTGACGAAGAATCAACAGACTATATCTCAGAAGAGATGGAATTGAAGCTGATTGAGTCCATTACTGAAGAAATCAATTCGAATCCGGTTGATGTAATTATTTTTGTGGATTACGACAAGGGAGTAGTTACTCCAAACCTCTTTAAAACTATCAACGACCTTGCGCAAACCAAAGGAATTCCAACTGCTGTGGATCCTAAAAGACGCAATTTCAGGCATTACAAAAATGTTTCGCTGTTTAAACCCAATTTCAAAGAGTTTGTGGATGGTACCGGTTTGCCTTTGGTAAAAGGTGATTTGGAAAGCCTCAAAAAAGCAGCTGAAGAATTTAAAAATCAACAAGAATTAAAGTTGATTTTTATAACACTCTCCGAGTTGGGAGTATTTATTAGCAACGGAGTAAAAGAACAATATTACCCGGTTGCGATCAGAGATATTGCCGATGTTTCGGGTGCCGGCGATACCGTTATCAGTGTTGCCAGTTTAGCCATGGCGGCCGGATTGCCACCAAAAATAATGGCATTAATGTCGAACCTGGCAGGCGGATTGGTTTGCGAGAAGCTTGGAGTTGTGCCGGTTGACCAAACCAAGCTAAAGAAAGAGATGAAATCTCAAAAAATTTAA
- the priA gene encoding primosomal protein N' encodes MPELFAQVILPLSLHNSYTYKVPEGLQQDIAAGKRVIVQFGKKKLYAALVSALSDKKPEDMEIKEVLEILDEHPIIFPTNFKLWQWLAQYYCCTLGDVFRAALPTGLKLESKSKLFLTGIDDPLALSTKEELIIRQLQEDVSLLSELEHKLGTEFSFQALKSLINKKVVYAEEKISSKYKPKTEAFVKLHHSIQSEKILNEKIDLLKRAKKQQQLLMHFCAATNTFSNNQLDEIPKKELVAGTSFSGNLVKELVKKKILAETQKQVSRLEEEPIEQVSINLLNKYQAKAYNHIKETFQSQQVTLIHGITASGKTEIYIHLIDEIIKTGRQALYLVPEIALTTQIVKRLKNVFGNKVGIYHSKLNSQERVEVWEKVLRFNENPQEGYQVILGARSAVFLPFSKLGIVIVDEEHENSFKQFDPAPRYNARDMAVVLGYQNDAKVLLGSATPSFESYYNALKGKYGLVNLMRRHSEMELPEIIISDIKRAYKRKQMRSFLTPELYELMEEALEKQEQIILFQNRRGYSPYVECFTCGHIPKCRNCDVSLTYHKYKRRLNCHYCGFSYQLPETCDNCGSPELKTRGYGTEKIEDELKSLFRNARIARMDLDTTQSKNAFAKIVKNLEERKTDILVGTQMVTKGLDFEHVSVVGILNADNLINFPDFRAHERAYQLISQVAGRAGRKHKQGKVVIQTSQPDHLLIELIKDQNYQATLKEQFEERQLFKYPPFYRLIKIVVKHKNVQTVDRAANQLAHQLKNHKQLLVMGPEYPLISRIQLWHHKEIWIKINRKLNLDLVKAEIVVGVKSVKQLPTNSNCIFNIDVDPA; translated from the coding sequence ATGCCTGAACTTTTTGCACAAGTAATATTACCGCTTTCGTTACACAACAGCTATACCTATAAAGTGCCTGAAGGGCTACAGCAAGACATAGCCGCGGGGAAACGTGTTATTGTGCAATTTGGTAAAAAGAAACTTTATGCGGCATTGGTCAGCGCTCTTTCGGATAAAAAACCGGAAGACATGGAGATTAAAGAGGTGCTTGAGATACTTGATGAGCATCCAATTATTTTTCCAACTAACTTTAAATTATGGCAATGGCTGGCCCAATACTACTGCTGCACCTTAGGCGATGTTTTTAGAGCCGCTCTGCCAACCGGCCTTAAACTTGAAAGTAAATCGAAATTATTTTTAACCGGAATTGATGACCCCCTGGCCTTAAGCACAAAAGAAGAACTGATCATCCGGCAGTTGCAGGAAGATGTGTCTTTGTTATCGGAACTGGAACACAAGCTGGGAACCGAGTTTTCGTTCCAGGCCTTAAAGTCGCTTATAAATAAGAAAGTGGTTTATGCCGAAGAAAAAATTAGTAGCAAGTATAAACCCAAAACCGAAGCTTTTGTAAAGCTGCACCACAGCATTCAATCAGAAAAAATATTAAATGAAAAAATAGACCTGCTCAAACGTGCAAAAAAACAGCAACAGTTACTTATGCACTTTTGCGCTGCCACGAATACCTTTTCCAACAATCAGCTTGATGAAATACCCAAAAAAGAATTAGTGGCCGGCACTTCTTTTTCGGGCAACCTGGTTAAAGAGTTAGTTAAAAAGAAAATACTTGCCGAAACACAAAAACAGGTATCTCGTCTCGAGGAAGAACCCATCGAGCAGGTAAGTATAAACCTTCTAAATAAATACCAGGCAAAAGCCTACAACCACATAAAAGAAACATTTCAGTCGCAACAGGTTACGTTAATACACGGCATAACCGCCAGCGGAAAAACTGAAATCTACATCCACCTGATTGACGAAATTATTAAAACAGGCCGGCAGGCTTTGTACCTGGTCCCCGAAATAGCTTTAACCACGCAAATTGTAAAACGCCTGAAAAATGTATTTGGCAATAAAGTTGGTATTTATCACTCAAAATTAAACAGCCAGGAACGGGTAGAGGTTTGGGAAAAAGTACTACGTTTTAACGAAAATCCCCAGGAAGGCTATCAGGTTATTTTAGGGGCACGCTCAGCCGTTTTTCTGCCCTTCTCAAAACTGGGAATTGTTATTGTTGACGAAGAACATGAAAATTCGTTTAAGCAATTCGATCCGGCACCACGTTACAACGCCCGCGACATGGCTGTGGTGCTGGGCTATCAAAACGATGCCAAAGTACTTTTGGGTTCGGCAACACCGTCGTTCGAATCGTATTACAACGCCCTAAAAGGCAAGTATGGGTTAGTAAATCTAATGAGAAGGCACTCGGAAATGGAACTGCCTGAGATTATTATTTCCGATATAAAACGCGCCTATAAGCGAAAACAAATGCGCTCGTTTTTAACGCCCGAATTGTACGAGCTAATGGAAGAAGCGCTTGAAAAACAAGAGCAAATCATTCTTTTTCAGAACCGCCGTGGCTACTCGCCTTATGTTGAGTGCTTTACCTGCGGACACATTCCCAAATGCCGTAATTGCGATGTTAGTTTAACTTACCACAAATACAAAAGACGCTTAAACTGCCACTATTGCGGTTTTAGTTACCAGTTACCCGAAACTTGCGACAATTGCGGATCGCCGGAATTAAAAACGCGTGGCTATGGTACCGAAAAAATAGAAGATGAATTAAAAAGCCTTTTTCGCAATGCCCGGATTGCACGCATGGATTTAGATACAACACAATCGAAAAATGCCTTTGCCAAAATTGTTAAAAACCTGGAAGAACGAAAAACCGACATTCTGGTTGGAACACAAATGGTTACCAAAGGGCTCGATTTTGAACATGTAAGCGTAGTGGGTATTTTAAACGCCGACAACCTGATTAATTTCCCCGACTTCAGAGCACACGAACGTGCCTACCAGCTTATCTCGCAGGTGGCCGGCCGCGCAGGCCGAAAACACAAACAAGGCAAAGTGGTCATTCAAACTTCGCAACCCGACCATTTGCTTATCGAACTAATCAAAGACCAAAACTACCAGGCTACCTTGAAAGAACAATTTGAAGAACGACAGTTATTTAAATATCCCCCATTTTACCGGCTCATTAAAATTGTGGTAAAACATAAAAATGTGCAAACGGTTGATCGTGCAGCCAATCAATTGGCACATCAACTTAAAAACCACAAACAGCTGTTGGTTATGGGCCCTGAATATCCATTAATCAGCCGTATTCAGTTGTGGCACCATAAAGAAATCTGGATAAAAATAAACCGAAAGTTAAACCTCGATTTGGTGAAAGCAGAAATTGTTGTGGGTGTTAAATCGGTAAAACAGTTACCAACCAACAGCAATTGCATTTTTAATATCGATGTTGATCCGGCCTAA
- the cmk gene encoding (d)CMP kinase: MNKNKIIIAIDGHSSCGKSTMAKALARRLGYVYIDTGAMYRVVTLVALRKGWIENKIPDTKKIVEALKDIHITFKWDEKAGKNTTFLNGENVEDEIRQLEVSENVSPISTIAEVRHEMVHQQRENGKGKGIVMDGRDIGTVVFPNAELKIFMTASPEIRARRRFLELSEKGEQVNLEEILANVEGRDKIDSTRAVSPLKQANDAIILDNSELTREQQLDWAVKKVKERLKENDC, translated from the coding sequence ATGAACAAAAATAAAATAATCATTGCTATTGACGGTCATTCATCATGCGGCAAAAGTACCATGGCCAAAGCTCTTGCCAGGCGCCTTGGCTATGTCTATATCGATACCGGCGCCATGTACAGGGTGGTAACCCTGGTGGCACTGCGCAAAGGATGGATTGAAAATAAAATTCCCGACACAAAAAAAATTGTGGAAGCATTGAAAGACATTCACATTACTTTTAAATGGGATGAAAAAGCGGGAAAAAACACTACTTTTCTGAATGGTGAAAACGTTGAAGATGAAATCCGCCAATTGGAAGTATCGGAGAACGTAAGCCCCATAAGTACTATTGCCGAAGTGCGTCACGAAATGGTGCACCAGCAACGCGAGAACGGTAAAGGTAAAGGCATTGTTATGGATGGCCGCGATATTGGCACCGTTGTTTTTCCCAATGCTGAACTAAAAATATTTATGACCGCCTCGCCTGAAATAAGAGCCCGCCGCCGTTTCCTTGAACTGAGCGAAAAAGGGGAACAGGTTAACTTAGAAGAAATTCTGGCCAATGTTGAAGGACGCGACAAAATTGACTCTACACGAGCTGTTAGCCCTTTAAAACAAGCCAACGATGCCATAATTCTTGATAATAGTGAACTTACCCGCGAACAACAACTCGATTGGGCCGTTAAGAAAGTAAAAGAAAGACTAAAAGAAAATGATTGTTGA
- a CDS encoding YkgJ family cysteine cluster protein → MQNLFNWNNPALCSTGATERIRGNKSFIYLAHQMNINYKTPAELKLLADKNRPETLALLKKLKKKKPKRLDDVVHALHYEAFDYFDCLDCANCCKTIGPRLIDKDLDRLAKHLKMKVADFIEQYIRIDEDGDFVFKEHPCPFLLPDNYCMVYESRPKACREYPHTDRKRFYQILDLSHKNCETCPVVLEIFEALKQESF, encoded by the coding sequence ATGCAAAACCTCTTCAATTGGAATAACCCGGCTCTTTGCTCAACAGGCGCAACTGAACGGATAAGGGGTAACAAAAGTTTTATATACCTTGCGCACCAAATGAATATCAATTACAAAACACCCGCAGAATTAAAATTACTTGCCGACAAAAACAGGCCTGAAACTTTAGCCTTGCTAAAAAAGCTGAAGAAGAAAAAACCTAAACGGCTCGACGATGTTGTACATGCGCTGCATTACGAAGCATTTGATTATTTTGACTGCCTTGATTGCGCCAATTGCTGCAAAACAATTGGCCCACGCCTTATTGACAAAGATCTGGATCGACTGGCCAAACACCTGAAAATGAAAGTGGCCGATTTTATTGAGCAATACATCAGAATTGACGAAGACGGCGACTTTGTTTTTAAAGAACACCCCTGCCCTTTTCTGTTACCCGACAACTATTGCATGGTTTACGAAAGCCGCCCAAAAGCCTGCCGCGAATACCCACACACCGATAGAAAACGTTTTTACCAAATCCTCGACTTATCACACAAAAATTGCGAAACCTGCCCCGTTGTTTTAGAAATTTTTGAGGCACTAAAACAAGAAAGTTTTTAA
- a CDS encoding 4-hydroxy-3-methylbut-2-enyl diphosphate reductase, which yields MIVEIDNRSGFCFGVINAIKAAEDELKETKRLYCLGDIVHNGMEVERLEKMGLKSISKEEFFTLSNCKVLIRAHGEPPETYAYAQANNIELIDATCPVVLTLQEKVKSSYSKHAPQDGQVVIYGKKGHAEIEGLNGQTSHNAIIIESIADVDKIDKNRPVSLYSQTTKRIEDFHEIAKKVKETTNPGVPVEIKDTICRQVSNRVPNLTKFAGRFDMILFVAGQKSSNGQYLYTICKEVNPKSYRISRIEEIKKEWFGGIQSVGICGATSTPQWLMDDVATWIHSNFE from the coding sequence ATGATTGTTGAAATAGATAACAGGTCGGGGTTTTGCTTTGGGGTTATTAACGCCATTAAAGCAGCAGAGGATGAGTTAAAGGAAACAAAGCGCCTGTATTGTTTGGGCGATATTGTACACAACGGCATGGAGGTTGAACGGCTCGAAAAAATGGGATTGAAATCCATCTCTAAAGAAGAGTTTTTTACTTTAAGCAACTGTAAAGTATTAATACGTGCCCATGGCGAGCCACCCGAAACCTACGCCTATGCCCAAGCCAACAATATTGAACTAATTGATGCGACTTGTCCGGTTGTGCTTACGCTTCAGGAAAAAGTAAAAAGTTCGTATTCGAAACACGCCCCACAAGATGGGCAGGTAGTTATTTACGGCAAAAAAGGACATGCCGAGATTGAAGGGCTCAACGGGCAAACCAGCCACAATGCCATTATTATCGAAAGTATTGCCGATGTAGACAAAATCGATAAAAATCGCCCGGTTTCTCTCTACTCGCAAACCACCAAGCGTATTGAGGATTTTCATGAAATAGCTAAAAAAGTTAAGGAAACTACCAACCCGGGAGTTCCGGTTGAAATAAAAGACACCATTTGCCGTCAGGTATCAAACCGGGTACCTAACCTTACAAAATTTGCCGGCCGTTTTGACATGATTCTTTTTGTTGCAGGCCAAAAAAGCTCAAACGGGCAATACCTGTATACCATTTGTAAAGAAGTTAATCCCAAATCGTACCGCATTTCCCGAATCGAGGAAATTAAAAAAGAATGGTTCGGTGGCATACAATCAGTTGGAATTTGTGGGGCAACATCCACTCCTCAATGGCTTATGGACGATGTGGCCACCTGGATTCACAGCAACTTCGAATAA
- the porQ gene encoding type IX secretion system protein PorQ, translated as MRRKIYLLLLLSLVVLTGKAQIGGEYTYQFLELTNSARIAALGGTQVALSDSGDLNLPYANPALLHKDMDNRLLVNYVNYLADVNYGYASYAKTYRGIGNFAVGMHYINYGQFDEATETGELTGATFNAAEYALNLVYSNSYKRLNYGVNLKPILSSFESYQSFGIAADIGASFKSKDGYTNVALVARNLGTQITTYYDGAEREQIPLNIQAGISRRLKHAPLIFSATLQHLNHWDLSTPEEEQDFTGETIHQRQESFAKQMMRHVVLGAEILPSENFTLRVGYNYQRRQELKFNDKASTVGFSAGFGLKIKRFHFDYAISRFHLAGSSNLFSVSINLNNNF; from the coding sequence ATGAGGCGAAAAATATACTTATTACTTTTACTTAGCCTAGTAGTTTTAACCGGGAAGGCACAAATTGGAGGAGAATATACCTATCAGTTTCTGGAGCTCACCAATTCGGCACGCATTGCCGCTTTGGGTGGCACGCAGGTAGCCCTATCCGATTCGGGCGACCTGAACCTGCCCTACGCTAACCCGGCACTGCTTCACAAAGATATGGACAATCGGCTTTTGGTGAACTATGTAAATTACCTGGCCGATGTAAACTATGGCTATGCCTCGTACGCCAAAACTTACCGGGGCATTGGCAATTTTGCTGTTGGAATGCATTACATCAATTACGGCCAGTTCGACGAAGCTACAGAAACCGGCGAACTCACCGGCGCCACATTTAACGCGGCTGAATATGCGCTAAACCTTGTTTACTCCAACAGCTACAAACGCCTGAATTACGGAGTCAACTTAAAACCAATTCTTTCGTCGTTCGAAAGTTACCAGTCGTTTGGTATTGCTGCCGATATTGGTGCCAGTTTTAAAAGTAAAGACGGCTACACCAATGTAGCTTTAGTAGCCCGTAATCTCGGTACACAAATTACCACCTACTACGATGGCGCTGAGCGCGAACAAATTCCGCTGAATATTCAGGCAGGAATAAGCAGGCGCCTAAAACATGCCCCGCTCATTTTTTCAGCCACCCTGCAGCACCTCAACCACTGGGACCTGTCAACACCCGAAGAAGAACAGGATTTTACAGGCGAAACCATTCACCAGCGGCAGGAAAGTTTTGCCAAACAAATGATGCGACATGTAGTTTTAGGTGCAGAAATTTTGCCATCCGAAAATTTCACCCTGCGGGTAGGTTACAATTATCAGCGGCGCCAGGAGTTAAAATTCAACGACAAAGCATCAACGGTTGGTTTTTCAGCCGGATTTGGCTTAAAAATAAAACGTTTTCATTTCGATTATGCCATATCGCGTTTCCATCTGGCCGGCTCGTCCAATCTGTTTTCAGTATCCATTAACCTGAACAACAATTTCTAA
- a CDS encoding DMT family transporter yields MKNKELTAILSALGAVFFWSFSFVWFKIAFIAYKPITVVIFRLAISAVLITFIALLLKRLQKPAKADYKLFFFMSFFEPFLYFLGESYGLKYVSSTVAAVIVATIPLFTPIAAWYFHKEKIKVMNIAGLLLSFAGVGLVVLNGNFRFDASPLGVSLEFMAVISAIAYSIILKNLAARYNTLTIIAYQNIIGVMLFLPIWLLIDVKDFMQTPFHPQAFRAIILLAVFSSTFAFVFFTQSVRQLGVTRSNTFVNLIPVFVAILSFFILKDELGLQKIIGILVVVSGLFLSQLKRRESNGRRKAIEVHRK; encoded by the coding sequence ATGAAAAACAAAGAATTAACCGCAATACTTTCGGCCCTTGGCGCCGTTTTTTTCTGGAGTTTTTCGTTTGTATGGTTTAAAATTGCTTTTATCGCCTACAAGCCCATTACAGTTGTTATTTTCCGGCTGGCCATTTCGGCAGTGCTAATCACATTTATAGCCCTGCTGCTAAAACGTTTGCAAAAACCCGCTAAAGCCGATTACAAACTCTTTTTCTTCATGTCGTTTTTCGAACCGTTTTTATATTTTCTGGGCGAGAGTTACGGCCTAAAATATGTTTCATCTACAGTAGCAGCCGTTATTGTGGCAACCATTCCGTTATTTACGCCTATTGCTGCCTGGTATTTTCATAAAGAAAAAATTAAAGTCATGAATATTGCCGGTTTGCTTTTGTCGTTTGCAGGAGTTGGACTGGTGGTATTAAACGGCAATTTCCGTTTTGATGCATCGCCCCTGGGGGTAAGCCTCGAGTTTATGGCAGTTATTTCAGCTATTGCCTACTCTATTATTTTAAAAAACCTGGCTGCGCGTTACAATACCCTCACAATTATTGCCTACCAAAATATTATTGGAGTAATGCTTTTTTTGCCCATCTGGTTGTTAATCGATGTAAAAGATTTCATGCAAACACCATTTCATCCGCAGGCATTCAGAGCTATTATTTTGCTGGCAGTTTTCTCATCAACCTTTGCCTTTGTATTTTTTACGCAAAGTGTTCGGCAACTGGGGGTAACCCGCTCAAATACGTTTGTAAACCTAATCCCGGTTTTTGTTGCAATTTTGTCGTTTTTTATTCTGAAAGATGAATTAGGCCTACAAAAAATAATCGGAATTCTTGTGGTTGTTAGCGGGCTATTCCTTTCGCAACTAAAAAGAAGAGAAAGCAATGGACGGCGAAAAGCGATTGAGGTACACCGGAAGTAG
- a CDS encoding ParB/RepB/Spo0J family partition protein, giving the protein MMVKRNALGRGLGALIDDAEKMQQSAGMDEIELSKIEANPFQPRSKFDDEALQELSASIKEIGLIQPITLRKISDDKYQIIAGERRFRASQLAGLKKIPAYVRKAKDDGMLEMALVENIQREDLDAIEIALSYQRLMDELEYTQEELSGRVGKKRSTIANYLRLLKLPAIVQKGLIDKQISMGHARAIINIEEADTQIMIFEQIIKHGFSVRKVEELVRDLNANGEKASDTKKPKFPKEYQVVKTQLDKLFDTRIDFAMNDKGKGKITIPFKSQEDLERIVKIIENQK; this is encoded by the coding sequence ATGATGGTAAAAAGGAATGCATTGGGAAGAGGACTGGGCGCACTTATTGATGATGCTGAAAAAATGCAACAAAGCGCCGGCATGGATGAGATTGAACTGAGCAAAATAGAAGCAAATCCTTTTCAACCCCGGTCGAAATTTGACGATGAAGCGTTACAGGAACTTTCAGCTTCAATTAAAGAAATTGGCTTAATCCAACCCATAACCTTACGGAAAATAAGCGACGACAAATACCAGATTATTGCCGGAGAACGCCGTTTCAGAGCATCACAACTGGCCGGATTGAAAAAGATACCGGCCTATGTGCGTAAAGCCAAAGACGATGGCATGCTGGAAATGGCTTTGGTTGAGAACATTCAACGCGAAGACCTTGATGCCATTGAAATTGCTTTGAGCTACCAACGTTTGATGGATGAACTGGAATATACCCAGGAAGAACTAAGCGGACGTGTGGGAAAAAAACGCTCAACCATTGCCAATTACCTGCGTTTATTAAAACTTCCCGCCATCGTTCAGAAAGGATTAATCGACAAACAAATATCAATGGGCCATGCACGCGCCATTATTAATATTGAAGAAGCCGACACCCAAATTATGATCTTCGAACAGATTATAAAACATGGTTTCTCGGTGCGAAAAGTTGAAGAACTTGTACGCGATTTAAATGCCAACGGTGAGAAAGCAAGCGACACGAAAAAGCCAAAGTTCCCGAAAGAATACCAAGTGGTGAAAACGCAACTCGACAAACTATTTGATACACGTATCGATTTTGCCATGAACGACAAAGGAAAAGGCAAAATAACCATTCCGTTCAAGTCGCAGGAAGACCTGGAAAGAATTGTTAAAATAATTGAAAATCAAAAATAA
- a CDS encoding AAA family ATPase — MGKIISLANQKGGVGKTTTTINLAASLAVLEQKVLIIDADPQANATSGLGFDLRNVQSSIYECIVNEVEAEKAVLNTDIENLDLIPSHIDLVGAEIEMLNLPNREKVLKTALESLKDNYDFIFIDCSPSLGLITVNALTASDSVIIPVQCEYFALEGLGKLLNTIKIIQNRLNPELEIEGFLLTMYDGRLNLSNQVYEEVKHHFQEMVFETVIQRNVKLSEAPSYGKPVVLYDASSKGAINHMNLAREILQRNAMTKMSQDKDNVVIN, encoded by the coding sequence ATGGGAAAAATAATTTCGTTAGCAAATCAGAAAGGAGGAGTTGGTAAAACAACCACAACGATAAACCTGGCTGCCAGTCTGGCTGTTCTCGAACAAAAGGTACTGATTATTGATGCAGACCCACAGGCCAATGCCACATCCGGATTAGGCTTCGATTTACGCAATGTTCAATCAAGTATTTACGAATGTATTGTAAACGAAGTAGAGGCCGAAAAGGCCGTGCTAAATACGGATATCGAGAACCTGGATTTAATACCTTCTCATATTGATTTGGTAGGGGCAGAAATTGAAATGCTGAACCTCCCAAATCGGGAGAAAGTGCTTAAAACCGCCCTTGAATCGTTAAAAGACAACTACGATTTTATCTTTATCGATTGTTCCCCCTCATTGGGATTAATTACGGTAAATGCACTTACGGCGTCTGATTCAGTAATCATTCCGGTTCAGTGCGAATATTTTGCATTGGAAGGACTTGGGAAATTGTTGAATACCATTAAAATCATACAAAACAGGCTGAATCCGGAACTGGAAATAGAAGGCTTTTTATTAACCATGTATGATGGTCGCTTAAACCTGTCGAACCAGGTTTACGAAGAGGTTAAACATCATTTCCAGGAAATGGTTTTTGAAACCGTTATACAGCGGAACGTAAAACTTAGCGAGGCACCAAGTTACGGCAAACCAGTAGTATTGTACGATGCAAGCTCGAAAGGAGCCATTAACCACATGAACCTGGCTCGCGAAATTTTACAACGCAATGCGATGACTAAAATGTCGCAAGACAAAGACAATGTTGTTATAAACTAA
- a CDS encoding TIM barrel protein: protein MSLKKMYLKTSAAIVFAALLLPSFSGCTSATKKADEKSVKTEKELFIGLQLWSVKDAMKADVAGTLKAVGDMGYKFVETAGYADGKIYNLDPLEFKKLCESNGLQFLGAHTGQEVPGEENWDETMAWWDTCIAAHKAAGAKWIVQPWMGGSAYESLDGLKAYCKYFEAVGQKCNAAGIRFGYHNHDKEFITEYEGKPLYDWMLELTTAENVMFQLDLYWIHEGGKNALDYFENYPGRFELWHIKDEKELGESGNMDFAASFAQREKSGAKYGIVEVERYNFEPLESCKKSLEYLKAQDFVDFYE, encoded by the coding sequence ATGAGTTTAAAAAAGATGTATTTAAAAACCTCAGCAGCAATTGTTTTTGCAGCTTTGTTACTGCCCTCATTCTCGGGCTGTACTTCTGCAACTAAAAAAGCCGACGAGAAAAGTGTAAAAACAGAAAAGGAGCTCTTTATCGGGCTACAGTTATGGTCGGTAAAAGATGCAATGAAAGCCGATGTTGCCGGAACCTTAAAAGCAGTTGGCGACATGGGCTATAAGTTTGTGGAAACGGCCGGCTATGCCGATGGTAAAATTTACAACCTTGATCCGCTTGAATTTAAAAAGTTGTGCGAAAGCAATGGCTTACAATTTTTAGGAGCACATACCGGACAAGAAGTACCTGGCGAAGAAAACTGGGATGAAACCATGGCCTGGTGGGACACCTGTATTGCTGCGCACAAGGCTGCCGGTGCAAAATGGATTGTTCAGCCCTGGATGGGCGGATCGGCCTATGAAAGCCTTGACGGTTTAAAAGCCTATTGTAAATATTTTGAGGCTGTAGGCCAAAAATGTAATGCTGCCGGAATTCGGTTTGGCTACCACAACCACGACAAAGAGTTTATTACCGAATACGAAGGAAAACCGCTTTACGACTGGATGCTGGAATTAACTACAGCTGAGAATGTGATGTTTCAGCTGGATTTATATTGGATACATGAAGGAGGAAAAAATGCCCTGGATTATTTCGAGAATTACCCCGGGCGGTTTGAGCTTTGGCACATAAAAGACGAAAAAGAACTGGGCGAAAGTGGAAATATGGACTTTGCAGCTTCGTTTGCACAGCGCGAAAAGTCGGGCGCTAAATACGGGATTGTAGAAGTGGAGCGGTATAACTTTGAACCGCTTGAAAGTTGCAAAAAAAGCCTGGAGTATTTAAAAGCGCAGGATTTTGTAGATTTTTACGAGTAG